From one Herpetosiphon gulosus genomic stretch:
- a CDS encoding phosphotransferase — translation MDERWREVVEYVATISLVEPSIWRNWQLTPIAGGANNRVYRAQSTYADYAIKWTIRDERRRAWREYQALQALAERDHSLAPQAVWLDEANFAQPVVIQTWLDFPALTTIPQDLAQWQGLIEHYWSIRQITQTSTTLELPKATLNMSSMAEGKALIEQHCAKIPTDQLPIALEQLLIWLETWVAPELPSLPMSLCRVDSNWRNFLATPKGFVSVDWENAGWGDPSFDIVDLMTHPAYAEVPAEHWPWFVQAYCGLGDDPLAAQRIEIYRTLMLIWWVVRWQRYLYEVPRGLDERLVQRPPAWLITAQTNYQRYLNLAQQAINQWR, via the coding sequence ATGGATGAACGCTGGCGCGAAGTTGTTGAATATGTAGCAACTATATCGCTCGTGGAGCCAAGCATTTGGCGAAATTGGCAGTTAACCCCGATTGCAGGTGGCGCGAACAATCGGGTCTATCGGGCGCAATCCACCTATGCCGATTATGCGATTAAGTGGACAATTCGCGACGAGCGTCGTCGGGCATGGCGTGAATATCAAGCGCTGCAAGCTTTAGCAGAACGTGATCATTCGCTAGCTCCACAGGCAGTTTGGCTCGATGAGGCCAATTTTGCTCAGCCAGTTGTAATACAAACTTGGCTCGATTTTCCAGCCTTGACTACTATTCCACAGGATTTGGCTCAATGGCAAGGCTTAATTGAACATTACTGGTCAATTCGCCAAATAACCCAAACCTCAACCACGCTTGAACTACCCAAAGCAACCCTCAATATGAGCAGTATGGCTGAGGGTAAGGCCTTGATTGAACAACATTGCGCCAAAATTCCAACTGATCAATTGCCGATTGCGCTTGAACAGCTATTGATTTGGCTAGAAACTTGGGTTGCACCTGAGTTACCCAGCCTGCCAATGAGCTTATGCCGAGTTGATAGCAATTGGCGCAATTTTTTGGCAACACCCAAGGGCTTTGTCTCAGTTGATTGGGAAAACGCAGGCTGGGGCGATCCAAGCTTTGATATTGTTGATCTGATGACCCATCCGGCCTATGCTGAGGTACCTGCTGAGCATTGGCCTTGGTTTGTGCAGGCCTATTGTGGCTTGGGCGACGACCCACTGGCTGCCCAGCGCATTGAGATCTATCGCACATTGATGCTAATTTGGTGGGTGGTGCGTTGGCAGCGTTATTTGTATGAAGTGCCGCGCGGCTTGGATGAACGCCTCGTACAACGCCCGCCAGCGTGGCTGATTACAGCTCAAACCAATTATCAACGCTATTTGAATTTAGCCCAACAGGCTATCAACCAATGGAGGTGA
- a CDS encoding DUF1801 domain-containing protein, with protein MQSKATTVEQYLAELAPERYSVIEPVRQLILQHLPEGYVETCNWGMLSYEIPLERFPNTYNRQPLSYVALAAQKNYNSLYLMPVAYDEPYAAWLQQQFSQAGKKFDMGKSCLRFRKLEDLLPDVVAQVIQRYSVDDYIGYYRAMRG; from the coding sequence ATGCAAAGCAAAGCTACGACTGTCGAGCAATATCTAGCTGAGTTGGCTCCTGAGCGCTACAGCGTGATCGAGCCAGTGCGCCAATTGATTTTGCAGCATTTGCCTGAGGGCTATGTTGAAACCTGCAATTGGGGCATGTTGAGCTATGAAATACCCTTGGAGCGCTTCCCCAATACCTACAATCGCCAACCGTTGAGCTATGTCGCGTTGGCCGCCCAGAAAAATTATAATTCGTTGTATTTAATGCCTGTTGCCTATGACGAACCCTATGCGGCTTGGTTGCAGCAGCAATTTAGCCAAGCAGGCAAAAAATTCGATATGGGCAAATCGTGTTTGCGCTTTCGTAAACTTGAAGATTTGTTGCCCGATGTGGTAGCTCAAGTCATTCAGCGCTATTCAGTTGACGACTATATCGGCTACTATCGGGCGATGCGGGGGTAA
- a CDS encoding intradiol ring-cleavage dioxygenase codes for MDNDDIPVGRILSRREALKLFSAVGAGMMLAACGSQNSTVTTAPAATATTGASAATAVPTATTAATSVASLPSCVVKPEMTVGPYFVDEQLNRSDIRSEPSDNSLRAGVPLTLNINVSQISSNACTALAGAMVDIWQCDAEGIYSGVTDAGFQTEGLKFLRGYQITDANGDASFTTIFPGWYQGRTVHIHVKIRTTSSTNEAYEFTSQFYFDTALTNEILANAPYKAGSQRDTTNENDMHYANGGEQMLLSLSKTSDGYSAGFPIALDLSDAETGQADRFEQMQAPPR; via the coding sequence ATGGACAATGATGATATTCCAGTAGGCCGAATTTTAAGCCGCCGCGAGGCGCTCAAGCTCTTTTCAGCAGTTGGCGCAGGTATGATGTTAGCCGCCTGTGGCAGCCAAAACTCAACTGTGACTACCGCACCAGCAGCCACCGCCACGACTGGCGCAAGCGCCGCAACCGCCGTACCAACTGCGACCACTGCCGCAACCAGCGTTGCCAGTTTGCCCTCGTGTGTGGTCAAGCCAGAGATGACGGTTGGGCCATATTTTGTCGATGAGCAACTCAATCGCTCGGATATTCGCAGCGAGCCATCGGATAATTCGCTACGGGCGGGTGTGCCGCTAACCCTCAATATCAATGTTTCGCAAATTAGCAGCAACGCTTGTACGGCCTTGGCGGGGGCCATGGTCGATATTTGGCAATGTGATGCTGAGGGGATTTATTCAGGGGTAACTGATGCCGGCTTTCAGACCGAGGGCTTAAAGTTTTTACGCGGCTACCAAATCACCGATGCCAATGGCGATGCTAGCTTTACCACGATTTTCCCAGGCTGGTATCAAGGGCGCACCGTGCATATTCACGTTAAAATTCGCACCACCAGCAGCACCAACGAAGCCTATGAATTTACCTCGCAATTTTATTTCGATACTGCCTTGACCAACGAAATTTTGGCAAATGCGCCTTACAAAGCTGGTAGCCAGCGCGACACCACTAACGAAAACGATATGCACTACGCCAATGGTGGCGAACAAATGCTGCTTAGCTTAAGCAAAACCAGCGACGGGTACAGTGCAGGTTTCCCAATCGCGCTCGATTTGAGCGACGCTGAAACTGGCCAAGCTGATCGGTTTGAGCAAATGCAAGCTCCGCCACGCTAG
- a CDS encoding DUF2231 domain-containing protein, whose amino-acid sequence MSLHPQAVHFPIALLLVSSILTLWNERRPHHELAITARWCLKIGWWSSLLAVMTGILAAALAFDQIRQQLTWINSHAVVSLSLVTVYWRLVLGKPLPAASQKRRHLLGIGLIVLAGWLGGQLSERI is encoded by the coding sequence ATGAGTTTGCATCCCCAAGCAGTTCATTTTCCCATTGCACTCTTGCTGGTTAGCTCAATTTTGACCCTGTGGAACGAGCGCCGTCCGCACCACGAGCTGGCAATTACCGCTCGTTGGTGCTTGAAAATCGGCTGGTGGAGCAGCTTGCTAGCGGTAATGACAGGTATTTTGGCCGCTGCCCTAGCCTTCGATCAAATTCGCCAACAATTGACTTGGATCAATAGTCATGCGGTGGTTAGCCTTAGTTTGGTGACGGTTTATTGGCGTTTAGTGTTAGGCAAGCCATTGCCCGCCGCATCCCAAAAGCGCCGTCATCTACTTGGGATTGGGCTAATCGTGCTAGCAGGCTGGCTTGGCGGCCAATTGAGCGAGCGAATCTAA
- a CDS encoding GAF domain-containing protein yields MTRPLLLSFCSATITALLFGLGWLANLPMPWILALGVVQAGIMWWRTPWAVGSAISMALIAWFAGINQVGWLALLVGGWLAQGGLPALIFILYRYPYDMSRESALNGFLASGVLFNTAISAFCMSIVGWQVGWIDEHSLVVTTALMWLTNSLGSLIITLPMLRLGTPWLSTRGWFGTPAALQRSIHRSTISRSDVLQLIFMLTIVGLIGWGIDRVAYIPVQFLNVLFLLPIVAFTARHGFDGALLSATGSMLIALSFFLDETSRMRRVGTMGNDRVAFASIVFELGVYYLISMIGGLLIDIQRAEKQRLAMLSHVNRIFNQAQKEDLLDQLVQTVCEALQTNVGIMFQYDAHGQSLKPLAWQMPKDCSIDVIATALLNYFPDLKQMTQTSASAYHHNDRTAATSTSAFWLETGLVSALLIPLVGRNGTLGLMAMFDQRPERYFGRSNINFAEAICSQAAIALEQRDLITTLQQQTEQLNAVSNITATLNATLNLEVVCHRIAQQIERVVPYDWACVALATEQTRFFSVLMKTGRAEVDLLDKTLVLSQEIWQDFGPIDAPPYRMIMNSSPVSRAAELRQIGLAVALLVPLRRDDRWLGVLVLSSFDPDAFPPAHQQLLQILARHMALAISNAQLYQELEQAYRAKQEAQDVLLQTERLRALGELSSGIAHDFNNLIAGILGHTQLLLIEAPEEQREGLAVIEQAARDGRHMVERIQQFTRAQQPEDHEMVDLNTIINDVIKLIRPRWRSRPASTMIQTRIEKGQIPLIYGSPFALREVLTNVVLNATDAMPKGGILTIRTEQVADDVIMEVSDTGIGMDEETQIRMWEPFFSTKGEHGTGLGLSMTHAIVVQHHGGRVAVQSELGTGSTISLVFPIPRPESSNDPLQVGGAQALQRGTILVVESDTRVQSALAGLLESLGHTVVCADSGTLALDLAYTRDFDALIADSGLTDINAWDLTELLKTRDPLLVAMLLTVWNAPDLDTRRHVFDAVLPKPFESQVLGETIGFLLNNRAKLANNMEN; encoded by the coding sequence ATGACAAGGCCGCTCTTGCTGAGTTTTTGCAGTGCGACCATAACCGCGCTCTTGTTTGGATTGGGTTGGCTAGCCAATCTGCCGATGCCTTGGATTTTAGCCTTAGGGGTTGTGCAAGCAGGCATTATGTGGTGGCGCACACCATGGGCTGTTGGCAGTGCCATCAGCATGGCGCTGATCGCATGGTTTGCGGGCATTAATCAGGTTGGGTGGCTAGCACTGTTGGTTGGCGGTTGGTTAGCTCAAGGCGGCTTGCCAGCGCTCATTTTTATTCTATATCGGTATCCCTACGATATGTCGCGCGAATCGGCTCTGAATGGTTTTTTGGCCAGCGGGGTGTTGTTCAACACGGCGATTAGCGCATTTTGTATGAGTATTGTCGGCTGGCAAGTCGGCTGGATCGACGAACATTCGTTGGTAGTAACCACAGCATTGATGTGGCTCACCAATAGTTTGGGTTCGTTGATCATCACCTTGCCAATGCTGCGCTTAGGCACGCCATGGCTTTCCACCCGTGGCTGGTTTGGCACGCCCGCCGCTTTGCAACGCAGCATTCATCGCAGCACCATCAGCCGTAGCGACGTATTGCAATTGATCTTTATGCTGACCATCGTCGGCCTGATCGGCTGGGGTATTGATCGGGTTGCCTATATTCCGGTGCAATTTTTAAATGTGTTGTTCCTCTTGCCTATCGTGGCCTTTACTGCCCGTCATGGCTTCGATGGCGCGTTGCTTTCAGCCACCGGCAGTATGTTAATCGCACTCTCATTTTTCCTCGATGAAACCAGTCGCATGCGCCGCGTTGGCACGATGGGCAACGATCGCGTGGCCTTCGCTAGTATTGTCTTTGAATTAGGCGTGTACTACTTAATCAGTATGATCGGCGGTTTATTAATTGATATTCAACGTGCCGAAAAGCAACGCCTCGCCATGCTGAGCCATGTCAATCGGATTTTCAACCAAGCTCAAAAAGAAGATTTGCTTGATCAATTGGTGCAAACGGTTTGTGAAGCGCTCCAAACCAACGTTGGGATTATGTTTCAATACGATGCCCATGGCCAAAGCCTTAAGCCACTGGCCTGGCAAATGCCCAAAGATTGTTCAATTGACGTGATTGCCACCGCACTATTAAATTATTTTCCCGATCTGAAACAGATGACCCAAACCTCAGCCAGTGCCTATCATCATAACGATCGCACTGCAGCTACCAGCACCAGCGCATTTTGGCTCGAAACTGGCTTAGTGTCGGCCTTACTCATCCCATTAGTTGGGCGCAACGGCACCTTGGGCTTGATGGCGATGTTTGATCAACGACCTGAGCGCTATTTTGGCCGCAGTAATATCAATTTTGCCGAAGCAATTTGTTCACAAGCAGCGATCGCCCTCGAACAACGCGATTTGATCACCACGCTCCAGCAACAAACCGAGCAACTGAATGCAGTTTCGAACATTACAGCCACGCTCAACGCGACCCTCAATCTTGAGGTGGTTTGCCATCGGATCGCGCAGCAGATCGAGCGGGTTGTGCCCTACGATTGGGCCTGTGTGGCCTTGGCAACTGAGCAAACCCGTTTTTTCAGTGTGCTAATGAAAACTGGCCGCGCCGAAGTTGACCTGCTCGATAAAACCTTGGTGCTTTCACAAGAAATTTGGCAAGATTTTGGGCCGATCGATGCGCCGCCGTATCGCATGATTATGAACTCATCACCAGTTAGTCGCGCCGCTGAGTTGCGCCAAATTGGCTTGGCTGTAGCCTTGCTGGTTCCCTTGCGCCGCGATGATCGCTGGTTGGGCGTGTTGGTGCTTTCAAGCTTCGATCCTGATGCCTTTCCACCAGCCCATCAACAGTTGTTGCAGATTTTGGCGCGACATATGGCCTTGGCAATTTCCAATGCGCAACTATATCAGGAGCTTGAGCAAGCCTACCGCGCCAAACAAGAAGCCCAAGATGTATTGCTACAAACCGAGCGCTTGCGGGCTTTAGGTGAATTATCGAGCGGCATCGCCCATGATTTCAACAATTTGATTGCCGGAATTTTGGGCCACACTCAATTATTGCTAATCGAAGCGCCCGAAGAGCAACGCGAAGGGTTGGCGGTGATCGAACAGGCTGCCCGTGATGGACGGCATATGGTCGAGCGGATTCAGCAATTTACCCGTGCTCAGCAGCCCGAAGATCATGAAATGGTCGATTTGAATACAATTATTAATGATGTAATTAAGCTGATTCGCCCACGTTGGCGCAGCCGCCCTGCCAGCACCATGATTCAAACCCGCATCGAAAAAGGCCAAATTCCGTTAATTTATGGTTCACCGTTTGCCTTGCGCGAAGTGCTCACCAACGTTGTGCTGAATGCGACCGATGCTATGCCCAAGGGCGGCATTCTGACGATCCGCACCGAGCAAGTTGCTGACGATGTAATTATGGAAGTCAGCGACACAGGCATTGGCATGGATGAAGAAACCCAAATTCGCATGTGGGAGCCATTTTTCAGCACCAAAGGCGAGCATGGCACCGGGCTAGGGCTTTCGATGACTCATGCGATTGTGGTGCAGCATCATGGTGGGCGGGTAGCAGTGCAAAGCGAATTGGGCACTGGTAGCACGATTTCGCTGGTGTTTCCAATTCCGCGACCCGAAAGCTCCAACGACCCCTTGCAAGTTGGCGGCGCACAAGCCTTGCAACGTGGCACAATTCTGGTGGTCGAGAGCGATACGCGCGTTCAATCGGCGTTGGCGGGCTTGCTCGAAAGTTTGGGGCATACGGTAGTTTGCGCCGATAGCGGCACATTGGCGCTCGATTTGGCCTATACCCGCGATTTCGATGCCTTGATTGCCGATAGTGGCCTGACCGACATCAATGCTTGGGATTTGACCGAACTACTGAAAACCCGCGATCCATTGTTAGTCGCCATGTTGCTAACGGTTTGGAATGCGCCCGATCTTGATACCCGCCGCCATGTGTTTGATGCAGTACTACCCAAGCCATTTGAATCGCAGGTGTTGGGCGAAACAATCGGCTTTTTGCTGAATAACCGCGCCAAATTGGCCAATAATATGGAGAACTAA
- the mraZ gene encoding division/cell wall cluster transcriptional repressor MraZ produces the protein MFLGEYEHTVDDKGRLAIPAKFRAGLAEGLVLTRGFDQNLLLYPMPVWRELAARINALPITQPSARNLRRLMFAGASDLGLDKQGRIVLPPNLRQYATITNQAVVTGMDSFIEIWSAERWQTVLDSFADEAPALAEHVSAFGI, from the coding sequence ATGTTTTTGGGCGAATATGAACATACGGTTGATGATAAAGGCCGCTTGGCGATTCCAGCAAAATTTCGGGCTGGTTTGGCCGAGGGTCTAGTGTTGACCCGTGGTTTCGACCAAAATTTGCTGCTTTACCCCATGCCAGTTTGGCGTGAATTGGCTGCCCGGATTAACGCCTTGCCAATTACCCAACCTTCGGCCCGCAATTTGCGCCGTTTGATGTTTGCTGGCGCTAGCGATTTGGGCCTCGATAAACAGGGCCGAATTGTGTTACCACCCAACTTACGCCAGTATGCCACCATTACTAACCAAGCGGTGGTTACGGGCATGGATAGTTTTATTGAAATTTGGTCGGCTGAGCGCTGGCAAACGGTGCTCGATAGTTTTGCCGACGAAGCGCCTGCCTTGGCTGAGCATGTCTCCGCCTTTGGGATTTAG
- the rsmH gene encoding 16S rRNA (cytosine(1402)-N(4))-methyltransferase RsmH has product MVSMHIPVLYDAALAALNLRPTGRYIDGTLGWAGHSSGILEGSSPTGQLLAIDQDPMALAAARERLASYGERATIVHGNYRQMASLAAQHGWQQVDGILLDIGVSSPQLDLPERGFSFQYDAPLDMRMNPTRGESAADLIAQLAETDLANLIYEYGEERLSRRIARRIVEQRSKSPITSTAQLASLVKSAVGGHAGKTHPATRTFQALRIAVNDELGALREGLAAATKLLAPGGRLAVITFHSLEDRIVKEWMRDQASECLIPAKLEILACPHSCAAKTGPRSCIYPVGRDCDYVPTLEVLSRKPIEATPEELKANPRARSAKLRVAERRLTKALAS; this is encoded by the coding sequence ATGGTGAGTATGCATATTCCAGTTTTGTATGATGCCGCGCTGGCAGCCTTGAATTTACGCCCAACTGGGCGCTATATTGACGGCACGCTTGGTTGGGCGGGCCATAGTAGCGGCATCCTGGAGGGCAGCAGCCCCACCGGCCAGTTACTCGCGATCGATCAAGACCCCATGGCTTTGGCGGCAGCGCGTGAACGACTTGCTTCGTATGGCGAACGTGCGACGATTGTTCATGGCAATTATCGCCAAATGGCTAGTCTCGCCGCCCAACACGGCTGGCAGCAAGTCGATGGTATTTTACTCGATATTGGGGTTTCCTCGCCGCAACTCGATTTGCCCGAACGCGGCTTTTCGTTTCAATACGATGCGCCGTTGGATATGCGGATGAATCCGACCCGCGGCGAAAGTGCTGCTGATTTGATTGCCCAGCTCGCTGAAACCGATTTAGCTAATTTAATTTATGAATATGGCGAGGAACGCCTTTCACGGCGGATTGCGCGGCGGATTGTTGAGCAACGCAGCAAAAGCCCAATTACCAGCACTGCTCAATTGGCCAGTTTGGTCAAAAGTGCCGTGGGTGGCCATGCCGGCAAGACCCATCCAGCAACTCGAACGTTTCAGGCCTTGCGAATTGCAGTTAACGACGAATTGGGGGCATTGCGCGAAGGTTTGGCGGCGGCAACCAAGTTATTAGCACCAGGCGGGCGTTTGGCCGTGATCACCTTCCATTCTTTAGAGGATCGAATCGTCAAAGAATGGATGCGCGATCAAGCTAGCGAATGTTTGATTCCGGCCAAGCTTGAAATTTTGGCCTGCCCGCATAGCTGCGCTGCCAAAACTGGCCCTCGCTCGTGTATTTACCCAGTTGGCCGTGATTGCGATTATGTGCCAACGCTTGAGGTGCTGAGCCGCAAACCAATTGAGGCCACGCCCGAAGAATTGAAGGCCAACCCGCGGGCCCGTTCAGCCAAATTGCGGGTTGCCGAACGACGATTAACCAAGGCGCTTGCGTCTTAA
- a CDS encoding penicillin-binding protein 2: MASRTAPTPQNPPLLSRWRINAILLICVVFALANAHKLFEVQIQRHDQLSGLAQSEFRQNRTIQPARGIIRDSTGSVLAMNVDRDTLGVAPPYIDDDATDPNESDRLALLLSPLIGKAPSEIKQLLLTKNREYVVLARRLTPEVSEQIRALKNTALTLTPEPVRVYPKGTFAANVVGVANYENVGISGVEGYNNSLLAGVAGSLEAEIDSASNSIWIEPPTVQEPRDGADITLTIDPTAQHIAEEELQNALVNHGASGGSITVMDAKTGAILAMATSTKFDPNRYTEYQPEIYNKNSVITDQYEPGSTFKPINLAIGLQAKAFTVNSVVDDPGFIARAPGCCANFDSNGHSPMTPENVILYSSNVGALQYAEMAGDEAFYQGLHDFGYGEPTGIELGGEEAGIVQWPESTADWRPIVLSTNGYGQGIAVTPLQHVRAMSAIANGGNLMQPYIIQEWCERGECHKVEPKVLRKVIDSDVAMDVAKMMVRAANNNYAFQEKMWWTSCSGYYDRQGNGGVPLVPGYNIAAKTGTSSIPDGRGGYENATIGSVMGFGPIEDARFTVLVKLDRTQDIWGTSAIPVYAAVFKRLLTHYQIPPNPELVHECQIEQ; this comes from the coding sequence ATGGCCTCACGTACCGCTCCAACTCCTCAAAACCCACCATTGCTCTCACGCTGGCGGATCAACGCGATTCTGTTGATCTGTGTGGTATTTGCTTTAGCCAATGCCCATAAATTATTTGAAGTGCAAATTCAACGCCATGATCAGCTTTCGGGCTTGGCACAGAGCGAGTTTCGCCAAAATCGCACAATTCAGCCTGCTCGTGGCATCATTCGCGATAGCACTGGTAGTGTGTTGGCGATGAATGTGGATCGTGATACGCTCGGCGTTGCTCCACCCTATATCGATGATGATGCGACTGATCCAAATGAGTCTGATCGCTTGGCCTTGTTGCTTTCGCCACTGATTGGCAAAGCGCCTAGCGAGATTAAGCAACTGCTGCTAACCAAAAATCGCGAATATGTGGTCTTGGCGCGGCGCTTAACCCCTGAGGTCAGCGAGCAAATTCGAGCACTCAAAAATACCGCGCTAACGTTGACCCCTGAGCCAGTGCGGGTGTACCCCAAAGGCACGTTTGCGGCGAATGTGGTCGGGGTTGCTAATTACGAAAATGTTGGGATTAGCGGAGTTGAGGGTTATAATAATTCGTTGTTGGCTGGGGTAGCTGGCTCGTTAGAAGCCGAAATCGACTCGGCCTCGAACTCAATTTGGATCGAGCCGCCAACTGTGCAAGAGCCACGCGATGGCGCTGACATCACCTTGACGATTGATCCAACTGCCCAACATATTGCCGAAGAAGAATTACAAAATGCCTTAGTCAACCATGGTGCAAGTGGCGGCTCGATCACCGTGATGGATGCCAAAACTGGTGCGATTTTGGCCATGGCAACTTCCACCAAGTTTGATCCCAATCGTTATACCGAATATCAACCAGAAATTTACAACAAAAACTCGGTGATTACCGATCAATATGAGCCAGGCTCAACTTTCAAGCCAATTAATTTGGCGATTGGGCTACAAGCCAAGGCCTTTACGGTCAATAGTGTGGTTGATGATCCTGGGTTTATTGCCCGTGCGCCTGGCTGCTGCGCCAACTTCGATTCCAATGGCCATTCGCCGATGACTCCCGAAAATGTGATCTTGTATTCATCGAATGTGGGCGCTTTGCAATATGCCGAAATGGCGGGCGACGAAGCCTTCTACCAAGGTTTGCATGATTTTGGTTATGGCGAACCAACCGGAATTGAGCTAGGTGGCGAAGAGGCTGGGATTGTGCAATGGCCTGAATCAACCGCTGATTGGCGGCCAATTGTGCTTTCAACCAATGGCTACGGCCAGGGGATTGCCGTTACGCCGCTACAACATGTGCGAGCGATGTCGGCGATTGCCAATGGTGGCAACTTGATGCAGCCCTACATCATTCAAGAATGGTGTGAGCGCGGCGAATGTCACAAGGTTGAGCCAAAAGTGTTGCGTAAAGTGATCGACAGCGATGTTGCCATGGATGTGGCCAAAATGATGGTGCGAGCGGCCAACAATAACTATGCGTTTCAAGAAAAGATGTGGTGGACATCATGTAGCGGCTATTACGACCGCCAAGGCAATGGCGGCGTGCCCTTGGTGCCTGGCTATAATATTGCGGCCAAAACTGGTACCAGCTCAATTCCCGATGGTCGTGGTGGCTACGAAAATGCCACGATTGGCTCGGTGATGGGCTTTGGGCCAATTGAAGATGCGCGTTTTACCGTCTTGGTCAAGCTCGATCGAACTCAAGATATTTGGGGCACATCAGCGATTCCAGTCTATGCTGCCGTGTTCAAGCGCTTGCTGACCCATTATCAAATTCCGCCCAACCCAGAGTTGGTGCATGAATGCCAAATCGAACAATAA
- the murF gene encoding UDP-N-acetylmuramoyl-tripeptide--D-alanyl-D-alanine ligase yields MLSLQTVVDGVRIASEPRLQLPAALANLPITGACIDSREASADGLFVALQGERVDGHDFIAAAAARGVRAALVQRGRLADPSQLGLDRPFVLLDPDQGQIANDAPANAFFLISVDLPLAAMHRLATRYRQQQDLVVVGITGSVGKTSTKEVLAAMLAPTMRTHKSPRSYNSENTLPLVVLGIEPEHQIAVLEMGIYNKGDLALLTTIAQPQIGIVTNVGASHLERMHTIENVAEAKSELVQALPADGWAILNYDDQRVRAMQQVTKAQVFTYGLDPEADLWADNIESRGLDGIGFDAHYRGEQWHIKLPLIGLHSVHTALAAAAVGIVLGLSWDSLIQGLRSSAQLRLLSYPAVGGATLIDDTYNASPVSCIAALNLLAELQGRRIAVFGDMAELGPHDESGHRLVGVRAADVVDQLYVVGEKARWIGEEAIEVGLPAEQVHVLPNKAAVIAALQSTLQANDYVLVKGSRAAAMEDVANALQVRPEATA; encoded by the coding sequence ATGCTAAGCCTACAAACGGTGGTTGATGGAGTGCGAATTGCCAGCGAACCACGCCTGCAATTGCCCGCAGCGTTGGCCAATTTACCAATAACGGGTGCTTGCATCGATTCACGCGAAGCCAGCGCAGATGGTTTGTTTGTGGCCTTGCAAGGCGAACGCGTCGATGGTCACGATTTTATTGCGGCAGCGGCGGCACGCGGCGTGCGGGCGGCTTTGGTGCAACGCGGGCGTTTGGCCGATCCCAGCCAGCTTGGTTTGGATCGACCGTTTGTGCTGCTCGACCCTGATCAAGGCCAAATTGCTAATGACGCGCCAGCCAATGCCTTTTTTCTGATTAGCGTTGATCTGCCGTTAGCCGCCATGCATCGGTTGGCGACGCGCTATCGCCAACAGCAGGATTTGGTGGTGGTGGGGATTACGGGCAGCGTTGGCAAAACCTCGACTAAAGAGGTGCTGGCGGCGATGCTTGCGCCAACCATGCGTACCCACAAAAGCCCCCGCTCCTACAACAGCGAAAATACCTTGCCCTTGGTGGTGCTGGGGATTGAACCAGAACATCAGATAGCAGTGCTCGAAATGGGCATCTACAACAAAGGCGATCTGGCCTTGCTGACGACGATTGCCCAGCCCCAAATTGGCATCGTAACCAACGTTGGTGCGTCGCATTTGGAGCGCATGCATACGATTGAGAATGTGGCCGAAGCCAAAAGCGAATTGGTGCAAGCCTTGCCAGCCGATGGTTGGGCGATTCTAAATTATGATGATCAGCGGGTGCGGGCGATGCAGCAGGTGACCAAAGCCCAAGTTTTTACTTATGGGCTTGATCCTGAAGCCGATTTGTGGGCTGATAACATCGAAAGCCGTGGCCTCGATGGGATTGGCTTTGATGCCCATTATCGTGGAGAACAATGGCATATCAAATTACCCTTGATTGGCTTGCACAGCGTGCATACAGCTTTGGCGGCGGCAGCAGTCGGGATTGTATTAGGGCTTTCATGGGATTCGCTGATTCAAGGGTTGCGTAGCAGCGCTCAATTGCGTTTGCTCTCGTATCCAGCGGTTGGCGGGGCAACCTTGATTGACGATACCTACAATGCCTCACCAGTTTCCTGCATTGCGGCGTTGAATTTATTGGCTGAACTACAAGGCCGCCGGATTGCCGTATTTGGCGATATGGCCGAACTAGGCCCGCACGATGAATCGGGCCATCGTTTGGTTGGTGTGCGAGCCGCCGATGTGGTTGACCAATTATATGTAGTAGGCGAAAAAGCGCGTTGGATTGGCGAAGAAGCCATTGAAGTAGGCCTGCCTGCTGAACAAGTGCATGTGCTGCCTAATAAAGCTGCGGTGATTGCGGCGTTGCAATCGACGCTCCAAGCGAATGATTACGTCCTTGTCAAAGGATCGCGTGCTGCTGCTATGGAAGATGTGGCAAATGCCTTGCAAGTTAGGCCGGAGGCTACGGCGTGA